CAGGTATGGTCCGAGTAATCAAAGTTCTCGAAGATTCTTGGAAGGAGCTGTGTTCAAATATCCGATCAGGTCATCTCAGCGAGTGGATCACCGACTCTGGTTGTCGAAATGCTGTTTCTATGGTTCTTGGAGGTCAGCCCCGTCCCAAATTATCAGACGAGATTGAAAATATATGCAGCCAGAAATCCTGGGAAGGTATAATGAAAAGATTATGGCCAAAAACCAAATACATTGAAGCTATTGTTACAGGTTCAATGGTACAATATATTCCTACGTTGGAACACTACTGCAGTGACCTGCCTCTTGTCTCAACAACTTATGCTTCGTCCGAGTCAATCATCGGTATTAATATCTACCCTTTGTGTGAGCCTGAAGACATCTCTTACACACTCATGCCCAACATATCTTACTTTGAGTTTATACCAGTAGAGGGAGACATTGTTGATGTTGTGGACTTGGCGGACGTCAAACTCGGCTCTTCTTATAAGTTACTGGTCACGAACTTGTGGGGTTTGTATAGAATGAGAATCGGAGATATTGTAAAGGTGACTGGATTCCACAACAAAGCACCTCAGTTTAGGTTTCTAGGAAGAGAGAACGCCTTGTTAAGCATTGACACGGACCGGACAAATGAAGAATACTTGTTCAAGGCGCTAAATCGAGCAAAGCTGGTTCTTAAGTCATCAGATCTTAGGCTTGTAGATTTCACCAGCTATGCTGATGTCTCCAGTAGTGCTCCGGGTCACTATGTGATATATTGGGAAGTAAATGTTATAAACGAAGACATGAAGAACCTCGAGTTCGATCAGAAGACATTCTTGGAATGTTGTTCAGTAATGGAGGATTCGTTTGACGATGAATACAGGTACTGTCGGTCTAACGAATTTGTTGGGCCTCTCGAGATAAGAGTAGTGAACGATGGGACGTTCGATTCTCTTATGAACTTGTCCATCTCAAAGGGTACTTCGGTT
The Raphanus sativus cultivar WK10039 chromosome 1, ASM80110v3, whole genome shotgun sequence DNA segment above includes these coding regions:
- the LOC108824044 gene encoding 4-substituted benzoates-glutamate ligase GH3.12 isoform X2: MVFHLTGHETRTPGGLPIEPGTSWYLKSDYFKNRPSNWFYSYTSPDEIMLGSDLKQNLHCHLLCGLVQRDEVVRISSTYASGMVRVIKVLEDSWKELCSNIRSGHLSEWITDSGCRNAVSMVLGGQPRPKLSDEIENICSQKSWEGIMKRLWPKTKYIEAIVTGSMVQYIPTLEHYCSDLPLVSTTYASSESIIGINIYPLCEPEDISYTLMPNISYFEFIPVEGDIVDVVDLADVKLGSSYKLLVTNLWGLYRMRIGDIVKVTGFHNKAPQFRFLGRENALLSIDTDRTNEEYLFKALNRAKLVLKSSDLRLVDFTSYADVSSSAPGHYVIYWEVNVINEDMKNLEFDQKTFLECCSVMEDSFDDEYRYCRSNEFVGPLEIRVVNDGTFDSLMNLSISKGTSVTQYKTPTCITSEKGLQVLEKNVVARFFSTLSASHFA
- the LOC108824044 gene encoding 4-substituted benzoates-glutamate ligase GH3.12 isoform X1, translated to MSIISDFNDDEKGMVLEGLTLNVKQIQDDLLKEILTLNSGTEYLQNFLHGSSAKEIFKKKLPIVTYKDVKPFFDRVANGDSSDIISALPLTNFFMSSGTSGGANKLLPSNNKFLDGYAFINDLLVHVISKHVEGVDKGKGMVFHLTGHETRTPGGLPIEPGTSWYLKSDYFKNRPSNWFYSYTSPDEIMLGSDLKQNLHCHLLCGLVQRDEVVRISSTYASGMVRVIKVLEDSWKELCSNIRSGHLSEWITDSGCRNAVSMVLGGQPRPKLSDEIENICSQKSWEGIMKRLWPKTKYIEAIVTGSMVQYIPTLEHYCSDLPLVSTTYASSESIIGINIYPLCEPEDISYTLMPNISYFEFIPVEGDIVDVVDLADVKLGSSYKLLVTNLWGLYRMRIGDIVKVTGFHNKAPQFRFLGRENALLSIDTDRTNEEYLFKALNRAKLVLKSSDLRLVDFTSYADVSSSAPGHYVIYWEVNVINEDMKNLEFDQKTFLECCSVMEDSFDDEYRYCRSNEFVGPLEIRVVNDGTFDSLMNLSISKGTSVTQYKTPTCITSEKGLQVLEKNVVARFFSTLSASHFA